A stretch of DNA from Paenibacillus albus:
TATTGACCAACTATTATTTCAACCGCACATCCGATCTCGTGATCCAGCAAATCTCTGATTCCTATCAAAAAGTCATTTCGCAGGCAAACAGCGGCATCTATTATAATTTTCGATTCTACGAGAGTATCATCGACAACTTATCCGTCTCCCCGGCCATTCAATTGGCGATGACGAACCAGAGCGCCAACCGGGAGAAAGGCATCTACGCGATGAACCAGCAAATTAAGGAAGCAGTCCGATCCATCACCATCTATCAAGGGACGGACTTGAAGAGCATCGAATTCTACTCGCTCGATCAGGATGTGTTCTCGGACGGTCTCTTCTTGTTTCCGGTTGATCGGCTGAAAGAGCTGCTTAAGCTATCCGATATCCCGGATCATCGGTTTCTTGTGCTGACCAAGGAAAACAACAATTATTACTACAGCATCGTCAGGCCGATACATAGTCTGGCAAGATTTAACTTGATCGGCTATATCAAGTTATCTATGCGAATACCGGCGATTACGAATTTCAATGAAGCTCCTCCTGCCGACGACGAGAAGGCGAGTCTGCTCATCGTGAACGGAAGCGGAGAAATCATCTACAGTGCAGACCCTTCACAGATGGGCAAGCAAGCTCCCAAACAAGTCTTCGAAGTATCCAAAGACATTAACGTGGATGAAGGGGCGGGGTTAAGCGCTAGAATTGGAGGAACCCCGTATGTTGTATGGTATGGCAAAATCAAAAACACCGACTGGACCACCTACGAAGTCGTGCCTAAGGCGTCCATAGAGAGCAAGATTAACGAGGTGCGCAACACTTTCTATATCTACGGCGCGTTGAGCCTTGCTGTCTTCACTCTCATCACTTTCTTAATCACGAGACAAATTACGAGCGGCATCCGGCTGCTTCACAACAAAGTAACCCGTGTCGGCAAAGGTTTCCTTGGCACGAGCACGAGCGGGGCGAAACGCGGGAAGAATGAGATAACAGAGCTTGACCGCAACTTCGATTCGATGATCGACAACTTAAGAAGTCTCATTCATCAGAACTACGTGGAAAAGCTAGAGAAACGAGAGATGGAGCTGAATTTTCTGCAGGCGCAGATTAATCCCCATTTCCTATATAACACGCTCGATTCGATCAAGAATGAGATCGACATGGATGAGAAGGATAATGCGGTCCGCATGGTGCTTGCCTTATCCAACCTGTTCCGGATCTCCGTCTCGAAAGGGCAGAACATCATTACGTGGCAGGAAGAAATCGATCATGCCCGCTACTATATGGAAATTCTAGGTATCCGCTTTGGGGAGAATTACAAGGTTACTTGGCGCATCGACCCGGATATACTCCGCATGTATACGCTTAAGATCATTTTGCAGCCGATTCTAGAGAACGCGATCCAGCACGGGCTGGAGGGAACTGCCGGTAATGGGGAGATCGTAGTGGAAGGAGTATTGACGGACAAAGCAATCGTTGTTTCGATTCGAGATAACGGCGTCGGGATGAGCTCTGAGACAGTGCAAAGACTGCTCGAAGGTTCAGCTGACGGAGGGCAAGGCATCGGAATCAAGAACGTGGATAGCCGCATCAAAATGTATTTCGGCGCGGAATTCGGGATCGAGGTTTATTCGGTGCTCGGAGAAGGTACGGAGATCAGGCTAATGCTGCCTAAGATGGAGGAGAGGGAATATGTACCGGATTCTGATCGCTGAAGACGAGCTGCCTTCGCGCAAATGGCTAATGAAAAAAATCGACTGGGAAGCGCTCGGCTTCGAGCTTGTCGCTGCAGTTCCGAACGGTGCTGAGGCTTGGGAGCTGCTGCAGGCAAGACCTGACATTCGCGTCGTGTTGACCGACATCCGCATGCCGCAGTTGGATGGGCTCGAGCTGACTCGGAGAATCCGTACACTTCCTCATGGCGCGGACATCGAGATCGTCATCCTGAGCGGCTTCGGGGATTTCGCGTATGCGCAGGAGGCGATTCGCGGACACGTCGGCGACTATCTGCTTAAGCCCGTCTCCAAGGAGCAAGTCGAAACCGTATTTGAGAATGTGTACAAGAAGCTGGATAACCGCGCGGATGCTACTGATCGGCTGCTCGTCGCTGATCAACTCAGGCGTGAGAAGGAAGATGAGGGCAAGAGGGATTTTTATAAGAAGTGGTTCGAGAAGCAAGAGAAGATCGGCGATTTAAGCGAGGAGCTGATCGAGCATGGGATTGAGCTCGAAGGAGATGCATTCGTGCTTATGGTTGTTGAAATCGACCAATTCGCACGATTCGCAGCTTCCCATAATGAGTTCGACACCCGGCTGTGTCAATTCATCGTGATGAACATATTGAAGGAAATTGCCGATGGTTATTCTGCGCTCGATTCCGTCTTGCTGGGAGCAGGCTTCGCGCTGTTTATTTTCCCAGGGCCAGTAGAATCGAACTTCCGCGCTCAGCTCACAGCGACAATTGGCGAAGCAATGCAGGAAGCCATCCATCGGTTCATGCGTCCGTTTCCCATTACGGTGTCTATTGGCGCTGCTTTCTGCGACACGAGTGAGCAAATGCCGGCTTGCTATAGGAGTGCAGTTGAAGCGCTGCGGCTGAAATTCTTTACAGGCTTATCTTCATTGAACTGCAAGGATGCAAGCACACCTCTGCGTATAGAGAAGGAAATCGCGTATCCGGTCGAGACGGAGAAGCAAGTCGCTTCCTGCTTGAAAAGGGGTGAAACGGACAGAGGGGTCGCGCTCTTCGAGCAGTTTCTAGATACGATCGCAGCATCTGCTTCGAGCAGCGTCATTCGAGTCATGACGGCAGAGATGCTCGTTCATTTGCTCAAAGAGATGAGGGAAGTGAAGTCACTGCCTGTGCCAGCTGAATTCATGCTGAAGTTCACGGAGGAGATCAAGAGTGAGGAGACGTTCTCGTCTTTGCGGCTTAAGGCGGTTGAGCATTTCCGTTTCATTATGTGGACCGTGGCGCAGGATGGCAAAGAGTTGTCTATAGTTGCTAGAGGAATCGAATATATGAAGATCAAGCTGAACCGCGACATCTCGCTGCAAGAGGTAGCCGAGTATGTTGGCGTCAGTTCTTCGTACTTCAGTGTGTTGTTCAAGCAGGAGAAAACCTGCAACTTCGTCGATTACTTGATTCGGATCCGCATGGAGCGCAGCCTCGAATTGCTCGAAAGCACGGGTAACACCATTGCGACAATCGGAGAAGAAGTCGGCTACCAGAATTACCGTTATTTCACGAAGGTGTTCAAGGAATACCACGGCTTCACGCCAACGCAGTACCGAGAAGGAATTAGGAGCCTCTAATGTGGTAATAAAGTGCCTTGATGTCGATTTCGGCAGAGAATCTGCAAACTAACTGATATTCTTGATCCGAGACTCTCAACACCAGAAAGCTGCCGATAGAGGCTCTATCCAGATCCGAGAGTGCTGTATCTGCACTCTCGCTAGCACGAGCCGTCAATTCCGCATTCGGTGAGCGCGAAACCCCTTCCCGACACAAACCTTCGGACCAATCCGAAGGTTTTTTCATGTCTACTCGCCGACGCTCCTAAAAAAAACGATACATGAGTCAAATTCTTTGTCACTACACGCCACCTGCATGTGCGTATACAATCAAGTTAAGCTTAGCTAAGGCGATATTTTAAGTAAGGGTAAGGGGAGCGGGCAATATGGAAGTAACGGCGGCAATGACGAGAGAAGCCCAGAAGAACCGGCAGCAACGGAAGCTTCTCCGAACAATTTGGAAACACCGGATCTTTTATTTGTTCGTCATTCCAGGCGTAGTATGGTTTATCGTATTCTGTTATTTGCCTTTGTACGGGTTGACGCTCGCATTCAAGGATTTCTCCTACGCAGGTGGTATCTTCGGTGGCAAATACGCAGGGCTCACGTACTTCAAGCAGTTTTTCGATTATTATCTCTCTACAGACATTATTCGCAACACAGTGGTTATCAGCTTCCTCAAGCTGATCATCGGGTTCCCGGCGCCGATCATCTTGGCGATTATGCTGAATGAAGTGAAGAACCACGCATTCAAGCGTTCGTTGCAAACGATCTCGTATTTGCCATATTTCGTCTCCTGGGTTGTCGTTGTAACGCTGCTTAACCGGCTGCTGACAACCGACGGGGGACCGGTCAATGAAATGCTGCACTCGCTCGGCTTGAAGCCCATCATGTTCATGGGCAACGTAGACTGGTTCTACCCGCTCATTATCGGTTCCTTCGTCTGGAAGACCATCGGCTGGAACTCGATTATCTATCTCGCAGCCATAGCAGGCATTGATCCTGAGCTGTACGAAGCAGCCAAGATCGACGGGGCGAGCCGATTACGCCAAATGTGGCATGTCACCTTGCCAGGTATCCGAGACATTACGATTATCCTGTTCATTCTAGGAATCGGTAGCCTGATGTCCGCCGGATACGAGCAGATGCTGCTCTTCAAGAATCCAGCGACGGAAGCGATTGGCTCGGTGCTCGACACGTATTCGATCGAAGCGGGAATCAAGCAAGGACGCCTGAGTTACGCGACGGCGGTCGGATTCTTCCAAAGCGCGATCGCATTCATTCTCATTCTCGTCGTGAATCGAATTGGCAAAAAAGTAAGCGATGTGTCGTTGTTCTAATCGCTTGCCCAGAAAGGAGGGGCCGCATGCTCCGCAAATTCTCTTTCTTCTCAATCACGAACTATGCCTTGCTGCTCCTGCTTGCTTTTTGCATGGTATATCCGTTCGTGTACATTCTCGCGTATTCGCTCAACGACGGCCTCGATTCCATGAAAGGCGGAATAAGCTTCTGGCCTCGGCAGTTTACGCTAGAGAACTACATTGAAGTGTTCAAAGATCCTGCGATCATGAACGCGTACAAAATAACGATTGCCCGAACGGTCGTCGGCACGCTGACGCATCTGATCGTCACAACGCTGTTCGCCTACGCGCTGTCGAAGAGAACGCTGCCAGGACGCAACTTTATCTCGTTCTTCATCTTTATCCCGACGATCTTTGGAGGCGGTTTCATCCCGTACTTCATCCTGATGCAGCGGCTTCATCTGTATAATAGCTTCTGGGTATACATCATTCCTGCACTCTATAACTTCTTCCATATCGTCGTTATGCGGACATTTTTCCAACAAATACCTCCTGAATTGGAGGAATCGGCCAAGATCGACGGATATGGCGATGTGGCGATATTTCTGAAGATCATTCTCCCGCTGTCGGGCTCGGTCATCTCTGTCATCGCGATATTCATGGGCGTCTCGCATTGGAACGATTGGTTCACAGGCACGTTCTTCATCTCTGACAAGAACCTCGTGCCGGTTCAAACGCTGCTGCAGGAAATGCTGACACGATCAGAGGCTCTGCTCGATGCGGTGAAACGAGCATCTCAATTCGGTGGAAACACGATGTCTCCGGCAGGCACGCAAGCGGTCCGCATTACGCCGGAGTCGCTAAGAATGGCAGTGCTGGCGATCGCGACTGTACCGATACTGGTGATTTACCCCTTCTTTCAAAAGCATTTTGTCAAAGGTGCGCTGCTTGGCTCGGTGAAAGGATAATCCCTGAGCGCTCAGGTTTTATCATAGAAAGAAACTCATCTCAACACATTGACTGGGGGACAACGAAGTGAAGGAGCTTCTTGGCTGGAAAAAAGGCTTATCTGTATTAGCAGTCGCAAGCTTGACGGCACTCACAATCGCAGGCTGCTCGAACTCGAATTCGAATTCCAATTCGAATTCGAGCGAAGGGAATTCGGCTGCAGCAGCATCGAATGCGAATTCAAAGTCGAATACCACCGACGCAGCGGCAAACAATTCCAAGTCGACTGACGGGGAGACGGCTAACGAACCGCTCAAGCAAGTGAAGCTGTCCTTGCTCACGAACTGGAACGGGTGGAACAGTGCTCCGCCGGACGAAGAGAACAATCCGATTGCGAAAGTGATTCGGGAAAAAACAGGCGTAACGCTGGATATAATTCCGGTTAATCAGAACGAAGTCGAGAAGATCAATACGATGTTTGCAACGCAGGATTTGCCTGACATCTACATCGGCGCTCCTTGGGTCGGCGGTGCGGAGATGGAAGCCTTCTATAAAGCAGGGAACGAAGGGCAGCTGACAGATCTGACGCCATACCTGGACAAATTCCCGAACATTACGAAGTATATGGCGAAGGACAAAGTTCCGGCAGGCTTCTATAACCGCTACATTGATCCTTCGAATTTCGGCGGTAAGTCGTATTTCCTGATCTCAACTCCGATGACGCCGCAGGACAGCACGGACTGGCTGTACAGCTCCTACATTCGCAAGGATATCGCCGCTAAAGTCGGCATTGATCCGCAATCGGTTCATACGCCGGACGACTACTATAATTTGCTGAAGAAAATTAAGGATTTGGGTCTGAAAGAGAACGGTAAAGACATCATCCCGGCAGGCGGCTTCCATGGAGGCTGGGCTGTCGATTACATGGCTAATCGCTTCTTCCTTGATACTGGCGATGGTGGATGGATGACAGATAAAGACGGCAATGTGAAATACGGGTTCATGACACAGAACCAAACCGATGAAGTGCTGTACATGCGCAAGCTGATCTCCGAGGGTCTCATTGATCCGGAAGCATTCCTTCAATCCGAAGCGATCGCGAACGAGAAAGTGTCACAAGGCAGATATGCCGTCCTGACTGCACACTTCAATTCGATTTATGATGCAACACGCTCGTTCGTTAAGGATCATCCAGATGCGGAGTTCGTGCCGGTAGGCCCGTTCAACGACCGCGACGGTAATCCGAACCGTGCCGTATTCAATCAAGGCACATCGAACGTAATTGCGTTCCCTAAGTCGAATAAAGACATTGAAGCGTCGCTCCGCCTCATCGACTACCTGTATTCCGACGAGGGAAACTTGCTCGTGAAATATGGAATTGAAGGTCAGACCTACACCATGAAGGATGGTAAGCCGGTTGCGATTCCGGATGTGCTGAAGAAGAAACAGGAAGATCCGAACTACGCGCTGAGCCTAGGACTCGACGCCGGCTACAACGCGCTGACCGGTCCAGACCGTACCTTCTCGCTATTCGGCGGTCCATTAGGTCATGAAGCGGATCCGAAGAGCAAGCTGCAAGAGGAATACACGAAGATTCTTCGTCCGCAAGGCGTACAGATGGTGACAACCATTGACCCTGGCAGTGTAGTTCGCACTGATCCGAAATGGGAATCGAACTTCAAACCGATCGTTGACAATCAACAGAGCGTAATACAACAAGCGTACTATGCGAAGTCCGATGACGAAGCGATCAAGATTCTCGATCAAGTCAGAGCGCAGCTGGAGAAAGCAGGCATTCACGACATCGAGAAAATGCTGACGGAGAAAAACAAAGAAACGCCGATGACGTTCTACATTACGGGCAACTAATTCAAAACTAAAGACGCGGGCAGGTTCAATCGTCATAACGACGTGGCTTGCTCGCGTCTTTTCCTATGAGAGAGGATGTAACCTATGCAGCAGGCGCTAAGAATAAGTACGAACAGACGACACCTTATTATGGAGGATGGCGAGCCATTCTTCTGGATGGGCGATACCGCGTGGAACATTTTGCAGCTGAGGAGGGAGGATGTCGAGTTCTATCTTAGGACGAGAGCAGAACAAGGCTTTACCGTCATCTTGTGCGTCATCTTGGTAGAAGATCTAGACAAGGGTAACGTATACAGCAAGCGGCCGCTAAGGCGGAACGAGGAAGGACAGTATGATCCATCGCTGCCCAATCTTGCGGAAGAAGGTGAATACGGCTACTGGGACCATGTCGATTACATCGTAAATAAGGCGGCTGAGTATGGACTTTACGTCGGTTTATTGCCGGCTTGGGGCGATAAATTCAATCATCTGTGGGGATTAGGGCCTGAGATTCTGAAACCGGGGAATGCAACGGCATACGGCGAATGGCTGGGTAACAGGTACAGGGATCAACCGAATATCATCTGGGTGCTCGGCGGTGACCGAACGGTATCGAACCGCAGGCATTACGCCGTTATCCATAACATGGCAGAGGCGCTTCGCCAGGAAAGCGGCGGTGCCCAGCTAATTACATTCCACCCGAACGGGGAATATTCGTCTTCTCTCTATTGGCACGAAGAAGATTGGCTTGATTTCAACATGCTGCAATCCAGCCATTATCGGCTTCATCATCCGAATGACGAAATGATTGCAAGCGATTATCTCCGTGAACCCGCAAAGCCGGTCCTCGACGCTGAGCCCTGCTACGAGGATCACCCGATAGGCTTTAAGCCGGAGAACGGCTGGTTCGATGACAAGGATGTCCGCCACGCTGCTTATTGGGCACTGTTCGCAGGTGCGTTCGGCCACACTTATGGTCATCATAGTGTATGGTCGTTCACCGAGGAGCCTACCGATTATTTCATCATGTCGTGGAAGGTCGCATTAGCTAGACCGGGAGCGCAGCAGATGGCGCACATTAAGCGCTTGATGATATCGCGGCCGATGCTTGTGCGCGTACCGGATCAAACGCTGCTCGCTGCGAATCCGCCAGGGGCTGGACGCCAGCGAGCATGCCGTGGCGCGGATTACGCATTTATCTATACGCCGAACGGACTGCCGATTGATTGTCAATTGGGTCGAATCTCCGGCAGTACGGTCATAGCAAGCTGGTTCAACCCGCGTTCCGGTGAGACGGTTCCCGCCGGTTCGTTCGCAAACACGGGGCAACGGCGATTCGTTCCGCCTTCTTGCGGACGGCGGGACGATTGGGTTCTGATTCTGGACGCCGCGCAGCAGCGTTGAGACGCAGTCCGTAGATATGTGTGCACAACATGAAAGAGCAGTTGCTGGGATGCGACTGCTTTTTTGTGCTGTCACACCTGTTCATGGCGCGTAATTGCAATTGACAGTCTACAGGTCAATGTTTAGCATTTTTAATATAGTACTGCGAACGGGAGATGAGTTTGTGATGGACTTTCCAATCATTCAATATGATTCTTCCTATGCGCTGCAAACAGTTACGATGTGGAGAGAGAGCAAGCAACAAGCAATTGGGCAGAGTGATAGTCATCCCATCGAGGACCATCTCTATTTTCTCAATCACATCTTAGTTCAAGATAATAAAGTGTATCTAGCAATGGATGCTGCCGAGGAGCAGGTCGTAGGCGTATTAGCTTGTAACGAGAACTGGGTAAATCAGCTGTACATTCACATCGACTACCAAGGGAGAGGCATCGGGAAGAAGCTGCTGAATCTCGCGAAGGAGCAATCGGATGGAACTCTGTACCTATACACTTTCGACGTGAACAAGAAAGCCCAGCATTTCTATGAAAGAAACGGATTCCGCATCATTGGCCGAGGAAACGAGAATGAAGAACAGCTAGATGATATTAAGTATGAGTGGAACAAGCCGGGTAACTAGAATTATTTTAGGATTCGACCAATTTCGACAGACTTTGCGCTTTTAAAGGATCATATTGGACATGAACAAGGAAGCGCTTTCCTACGAGACTTTAATCTGATGAGGTTGTGGAAGGAGTGTACGCTGTATCATGTTTACTTTGGAAGGAAAAACGGCGCTAATTACCGGGGGAACGCAAGGACTAGGTCTTGAATTTGCCCGCGCGCTAGGGAATGCCGGAGCACAAGTTGTCGTCACTAGCCGAGATCTCGGCAAAGCAGAGCAAGCAGCCGCGCAGTTGTCCGAAGAAACGGGCAGGAGAGCGGCAGGATTGGCGCTTGATGTGCTTGATTACACACAGATCGAACGAGCAGCCTTGGAAGTCATCGAGAAGTTCGGGCGTATTGATATCTTAATTAATAATGCTGGCGTGAACGTGCGCAAGCCGATCCTTGATTATGATGAAGCGAGCTGGGATCTCGTGCAAGCGACTAATTTGAAAGCGCCTTTCCTGTGCGCCAAAGCGGTCGTGCCCCATATGATCAAGCAGAAATTCGGCCGCATCATTAACATTGCCTCCATGCTAGGCACTGTCGGCCTGGCAGAAAGATCAGCCTATTGCTCCAGCAAGGGCGGTCTCATTCAGCTGACGAAAGTGATGGCTTTGGAATGGGCGGAGCATAACATTACGGCGAATGCCGTTTGCCCGGGGCCTTTTGCGACCGAGCTCAATCAAGTCGTCATGAACAATCCTGAAGCCAATCAATTCTTTATGAACCATCTGGCTATTAAACGCTGGGGGAAGCCTGATGAGTTAGCGAGTTTGTTAGTATACCTTGCTTCCGATGTATCGAGCTTTATGACTGGATCATCCATCGTCATAGACGGCGGATGGACGGCAGAATAAGGAGGAGTTACTTAGGATGAGATTCGGACTGACTGCTTACGGAACGGTGTATCATATGGGGCTTGCTGGTGCTTCAAACCGAGTGCGCATTACAGCGAAGGATCAGATTGACATGGCGGAAGCTTATGGTCTTGAAGGTGTGGAAATTCCTCTGGACATCTTGTCCCAGAGCGATCCGGCTGAAGTTGCCGCTTATGCGAGGCAGAAAGGAATGTTCGTCAACGTTGCGATGGGCGGTTTCGAGCCTGCCGCACTTGTGAAAGCGCTTCATATGGCTAAGCTTGCAGGTGCAATTACGCTCCGAACTGTCGTTGGCGGGGCTAAATTCGGCGGAGATCGCCGGCATATGGCGGGAACCTGGCAGCCTTTTCTCCAGCAAATCTTGAGCTCATTCCAAGAGGCTACTGAAGTTGCGGAGACACTCGGCGTCAATCTTACCGTGGAGAATCACCAAGATATCTCGTCTGAAGAAATATTGTGGTTATGCGAAACGATCGGCTCTGAGCGCTTCGGGATTACGCTGGATACTGGCAACCCGCTTGCGACTGCCGAGCATCCCGCAGACTTCTTCCGCAAGGTTGCGCCTTATGTGAAGAACGCACATCTGAAGGATTACAAGATCTACAGATCCGAAGATGGCTACCGGCTCGTTCGCTGCGCAGTCGGGCAGGGCGTTATCGACTTCCCGGGTCTCTTCCAGCTCCTGAGCGAGGTTAATCCGAATGTAACGATGTCCGTGGAGCATGGTGCGCTTGAAGCGCGGCATGTTCGGGTGCTTCAGGAGGATTACTGGACCGAATATCCGCCGCGTACGGCGGCGCAGCTAACGCGCATCCTGCGTTTCGTAGAGGATAACGCCAGAGCGGGCGGCGATTGGAGAACACCATTCGAACGCGGTCAATCTGCGGATGAGATTGCGAAGTATGAATTGGAAGAGATGGATATCGCGATGGGTTACTTAACGCATCAGATGCGCAGGTTTGGCGAACGCAAAGAATCTACTTTGTCATAGGAGGGATTAGATTGACAACTACAGGATTGCAAGGAAAAAATGCGCTGGTGACGGGTTCAAGCAGGGGGCTTGGTAAGCAATACGCACTTGATCTCGCTCGTGCTGGCGCTAACGTGATCATTCATGATATTTCGGATAGCTCGGCTGCTGAATTTGGTGAAGCAGCTTCCGGCCATGCCGTTGCCGAGGAAATCAGGCAGCTTGGCGTCAAGTCTGCTTTCATTGCAGCAGATCTGGCCGATCCGGCTCAAGTCGAGTCGTTAATTAATGGCGCTATTGCCGAGCTCGGCTCCTTGGATATTCTGGTCAATAATGCAGGCGGCGATATTGGTCTGAACACGCCTCGTCCCGATCCAAACGATGCGCTTGATATATCCGTCGATGATATTCGTTCGGTTGTCGAGCGGAATCTATTATCGACCATGTATGCCTGCAAGTTCGCGGGCTCGTACATGAGAGAGAGAAGAGCCGGCAAGATCGTGAATGTCGGTTCAATCGCGGGACATGTGGCCGTGACAGGCGGAATCATCTATGCCTCTGCCAAGGCAGGCATTTCGTTCTATACGCGAAGCCTTGCAGAGCAGCTGCGTAAGTATGATGTGAATGTGAACTGCATTTCACCTGCTCCAACGTATACGGGCAGATTCCTCGCAACACGCACGGTGGCAAGCGAAGAGGGGCGGTCGCGCTTGCAGCGAATCGCGCAGCCGGAAGATATGTCGAGCATCGTCCTCTTCCTGTGCGGCTCCGCTTCGGACGCCTTATC
This window harbors:
- a CDS encoding sensor histidine kinase gives rise to the protein MKINHKLMLAYLATILFPILLLTNYYFNRTSDLVIQQISDSYQKVISQANSGIYYNFRFYESIIDNLSVSPAIQLAMTNQSANREKGIYAMNQQIKEAVRSITIYQGTDLKSIEFYSLDQDVFSDGLFLFPVDRLKELLKLSDIPDHRFLVLTKENNNYYYSIVRPIHSLARFNLIGYIKLSMRIPAITNFNEAPPADDEKASLLIVNGSGEIIYSADPSQMGKQAPKQVFEVSKDINVDEGAGLSARIGGTPYVVWYGKIKNTDWTTYEVVPKASIESKINEVRNTFYIYGALSLAVFTLITFLITRQITSGIRLLHNKVTRVGKGFLGTSTSGAKRGKNEITELDRNFDSMIDNLRSLIHQNYVEKLEKREMELNFLQAQINPHFLYNTLDSIKNEIDMDEKDNAVRMVLALSNLFRISVSKGQNIITWQEEIDHARYYMEILGIRFGENYKVTWRIDPDILRMYTLKIILQPILENAIQHGLEGTAGNGEIVVEGVLTDKAIVVSIRDNGVGMSSETVQRLLEGSADGGQGIGIKNVDSRIKMYFGAEFGIEVYSVLGEGTEIRLMLPKMEEREYVPDSDR
- a CDS encoding response regulator transcription factor yields the protein MYRILIAEDELPSRKWLMKKIDWEALGFELVAAVPNGAEAWELLQARPDIRVVLTDIRMPQLDGLELTRRIRTLPHGADIEIVILSGFGDFAYAQEAIRGHVGDYLLKPVSKEQVETVFENVYKKLDNRADATDRLLVADQLRREKEDEGKRDFYKKWFEKQEKIGDLSEELIEHGIELEGDAFVLMVVEIDQFARFAASHNEFDTRLCQFIVMNILKEIADGYSALDSVLLGAGFALFIFPGPVESNFRAQLTATIGEAMQEAIHRFMRPFPITVSIGAAFCDTSEQMPACYRSAVEALRLKFFTGLSSLNCKDASTPLRIEKEIAYPVETEKQVASCLKRGETDRGVALFEQFLDTIAASASSSVIRVMTAEMLVHLLKEMREVKSLPVPAEFMLKFTEEIKSEETFSSLRLKAVEHFRFIMWTVAQDGKELSIVARGIEYMKIKLNRDISLQEVAEYVGVSSSYFSVLFKQEKTCNFVDYLIRIRMERSLELLESTGNTIATIGEEVGYQNYRYFTKVFKEYHGFTPTQYREGIRSL
- a CDS encoding ABC transporter permease, whose product is MEVTAAMTREAQKNRQQRKLLRTIWKHRIFYLFVIPGVVWFIVFCYLPLYGLTLAFKDFSYAGGIFGGKYAGLTYFKQFFDYYLSTDIIRNTVVISFLKLIIGFPAPIILAIMLNEVKNHAFKRSLQTISYLPYFVSWVVVVTLLNRLLTTDGGPVNEMLHSLGLKPIMFMGNVDWFYPLIIGSFVWKTIGWNSIIYLAAIAGIDPELYEAAKIDGASRLRQMWHVTLPGIRDITIILFILGIGSLMSAGYEQMLLFKNPATEAIGSVLDTYSIEAGIKQGRLSYATAVGFFQSAIAFILILVVNRIGKKVSDVSLF
- a CDS encoding carbohydrate ABC transporter permease, whose product is MLRKFSFFSITNYALLLLLAFCMVYPFVYILAYSLNDGLDSMKGGISFWPRQFTLENYIEVFKDPAIMNAYKITIARTVVGTLTHLIVTTLFAYALSKRTLPGRNFISFFIFIPTIFGGGFIPYFILMQRLHLYNSFWVYIIPALYNFFHIVVMRTFFQQIPPELEESAKIDGYGDVAIFLKIILPLSGSVISVIAIFMGVSHWNDWFTGTFFISDKNLVPVQTLLQEMLTRSEALLDAVKRASQFGGNTMSPAGTQAVRITPESLRMAVLAIATVPILVIYPFFQKHFVKGALLGSVKG
- a CDS encoding extracellular solute-binding protein, translated to MKELLGWKKGLSVLAVASLTALTIAGCSNSNSNSNSNSSEGNSAAAASNANSKSNTTDAAANNSKSTDGETANEPLKQVKLSLLTNWNGWNSAPPDEENNPIAKVIREKTGVTLDIIPVNQNEVEKINTMFATQDLPDIYIGAPWVGGAEMEAFYKAGNEGQLTDLTPYLDKFPNITKYMAKDKVPAGFYNRYIDPSNFGGKSYFLISTPMTPQDSTDWLYSSYIRKDIAAKVGIDPQSVHTPDDYYNLLKKIKDLGLKENGKDIIPAGGFHGGWAVDYMANRFFLDTGDGGWMTDKDGNVKYGFMTQNQTDEVLYMRKLISEGLIDPEAFLQSEAIANEKVSQGRYAVLTAHFNSIYDATRSFVKDHPDAEFVPVGPFNDRDGNPNRAVFNQGTSNVIAFPKSNKDIEASLRLIDYLYSDEGNLLVKYGIEGQTYTMKDGKPVAIPDVLKKKQEDPNYALSLGLDAGYNALTGPDRTFSLFGGPLGHEADPKSKLQEEYTKILRPQGVQMVTTIDPGSVVRTDPKWESNFKPIVDNQQSVIQQAYYAKSDDEAIKILDQVRAQLEKAGIHDIEKMLTEKNKETPMTFYITGN
- a CDS encoding glycoside hydrolase family 140 protein, translating into MQQALRISTNRRHLIMEDGEPFFWMGDTAWNILQLRREDVEFYLRTRAEQGFTVILCVILVEDLDKGNVYSKRPLRRNEEGQYDPSLPNLAEEGEYGYWDHVDYIVNKAAEYGLYVGLLPAWGDKFNHLWGLGPEILKPGNATAYGEWLGNRYRDQPNIIWVLGGDRTVSNRRHYAVIHNMAEALRQESGGAQLITFHPNGEYSSSLYWHEEDWLDFNMLQSSHYRLHHPNDEMIASDYLREPAKPVLDAEPCYEDHPIGFKPENGWFDDKDVRHAAYWALFAGAFGHTYGHHSVWSFTEEPTDYFIMSWKVALARPGAQQMAHIKRLMISRPMLVRVPDQTLLAANPPGAGRQRACRGADYAFIYTPNGLPIDCQLGRISGSTVIASWFNPRSGETVPAGSFANTGQRRFVPPSCGRRDDWVLILDAAQQR
- a CDS encoding GNAT family N-acetyltransferase, which codes for MDFPIIQYDSSYALQTVTMWRESKQQAIGQSDSHPIEDHLYFLNHILVQDNKVYLAMDAAEEQVVGVLACNENWVNQLYIHIDYQGRGIGKKLLNLAKEQSDGTLYLYTFDVNKKAQHFYERNGFRIIGRGNENEEQLDDIKYEWNKPGN
- a CDS encoding SDR family NAD(P)-dependent oxidoreductase, with amino-acid sequence MFTLEGKTALITGGTQGLGLEFARALGNAGAQVVVTSRDLGKAEQAAAQLSEETGRRAAGLALDVLDYTQIERAALEVIEKFGRIDILINNAGVNVRKPILDYDEASWDLVQATNLKAPFLCAKAVVPHMIKQKFGRIINIASMLGTVGLAERSAYCSSKGGLIQLTKVMALEWAEHNITANAVCPGPFATELNQVVMNNPEANQFFMNHLAIKRWGKPDELASLLVYLASDVSSFMTGSSIVIDGGWTAE